One Glycine max cultivar Williams 82 chromosome 1, Glycine_max_v4.0, whole genome shotgun sequence genomic window, tagaggAAATGAAACTTTACTCTCCTAACCATATTCAAAGCCAAATTTAGAAGATCGATATATTACGTTTGATTTCAATAATGTAATAGTGGTGTAGCATGCTAATCATTTATTGTAATCTTCCTCATCATAATTTATTCATTCTCATGCTATTGATCTTATAATCAATacaattttttgtgtgtgtggatatatatttgaaataatcgaaaaagatgaaagaaattaatcttaattatacACAGTAATTCATGATTACAGTTGTTTCACTTAATTCTAATGTTgagaataaattatttcaaagtTATATATTTGGGTAGGTATagataagaaaaaatttatttatttagtactttttgaattaaatatatcttaacttttaacttttcaattcaGTACTATAtgagaaattatattttgagaTGATTAAAACCCAActttaaaattccaaaagagtccaaaattaatattttttaaatgttaattttacttgaaatatcaatgaagaaatttgaatctatgatctctttttttcctttactcTTGAGCTCAATCACTAGGTTAATCATATATCTCTCTGGGATCCAAAATTAATAGTACTGCTcatgtgaaaataaaatgaacgtGTTTGTTACAGGCTCCAGCTGATGATTATGAGATATAATAATACCAAGGATTATTTTCATTGCCTgtattatatgattttatttacacGATCTTAATTGTTTTACCCTAGCTtgcatttcctttttcttgagGTAAAATGTGTGGATATACACTCATACTGGCTATTGGTTTCAGCACGGCCAAGACACTTGAACGGTATCACAGATGCAGTTATGGAGCCTTGGAAGTCCAGCACCAACCTGAAATAGAGACACAGGTGTTAATCTTTCTTGTTTCGTCTAGAATAAGGTTTTGTCAGGATAAAGAagatagaaaatgtaaaacgtaggttatgttcatttatttttactaaataattagaaaatgttactttgatttattttattttttacatttatagttgtgtagaaatgataaaaattagggtcactaatttttttttctaatatatatatatatatatatatatatatatatatatatatatattttttttttttttatttttttattttttttttttttcaaatttcactttTAGTTCCTAAGTAAAATATTGATAATCAAGAATTATCACAACTTAGTAACCATATTAAAATTCAGGTGAATTGTCATGACATCATTTAGTTTGATGTGAGAATcacttataaatttattttgttttattaatctTGGTCCCTTATCTCTTTTGTaagaaattcatttttagtattttagtaATGTTTTGCTGGTCTTAGTTTTTCAATTATTGTtcatcattatttttagtttttctcaTAAAGTATTACCTAGAAATAATGTAGCGATCATGTTGATAGTCATATAATTAATCACGTGAATTACTAGTTTGACGTGAtaatcatataataaaatattggtttaagatattttttatttgtcacaAGGTAGTATGAATTTTCTATCGGTTTTACACATCTTAAGAAGaggtttgaaaattaaaagaaaaataaagaaggtAGTAAGCAAAATTGATAAACCTCAATACACAAATCAACAACCCTTTTAACCGTGGTCTGAAAcagaaaatcaacaaaattgatAAACCTCAATACACAAATCAACAACCCTTTTAACCGTGGTCTGAAAcagaaaatcaacaaaattgatAAACCTCAACCCTTTTAACCGTGGTCTGAAAcagaaaatcaacaaaattgatAAACCTCAATACACAAATCAACAACCCTTTTAACCGTGGTCTGAAACAGAAAATCAACAACCTACAGTGGTTTAAAACAGAAAATCAACAACCTACAGTAAGCAAAAtcaacatgaatatgcaaaatCACAAATCATTAAACCCATGAATCAAAACCCCAAACACCAAAACTGAGAACCTCCAATCTTTGAACCCTTCCAAAATCCCTATCTCCATCCTCACTTCCCAAACAAATGCTAAACCCTTCTGTTTGAATCTTGCTCCCACTATCCCTTTTGCTCCACGAGTTACACTCCAAAGGGAGGTCACAAGGTGGCAATGGTAGCAAGAGAGCAAGGCAAAAATGTTGGGTTTTGATGTGATGAGAATTTTCAAAATGGATTATTGATTTGTGTATTGCGAGTTAATGATTTTGCTTACTgcatattctttttttacttttgttattcCCTTCAAATTTTCAAACCCTTTTTTGTGGTTTTACCATTAGAAATTTTGACTAACAACGAGATTGTTACATTATTATCACGTAATGTGTGTGGATTAAGACTAGTCAAAAAATCATTAAGACTAAAACtgaattttgtaaaaagatagggactacaacataattttcaaaaacaaatacaTATGACTAATACATTAAACTAGATGATATAGACTCATGTgtttgaagataaaatattaacgAAATAAAAGTATATAACTAAGACCGGTCAATATTTTGCTTAAAGACAAAAAGTAAAACTTTTGAAAAGCTTAGAGACAATGAACATAATTAaccctaaaaattaaatagagaaatgaatttttattactatttgtacaattttttaaataggaatgtttattttttattttataaataaatcttaaaaatgtaataaagtAATAATGTTTATTTTCGCAAACCACTAGAtgttacattgaaaattttatgtaCACTGGTTGGAACATTCTCTTCGAGAAGCAAATCAGTGTGCAGATATCCTTGCAAAAAGATGGGAGCAACGTCAATGCAACACATGCTGTTTTTGCAGGAGCCACCTCTGTGTCGTAGTTCTAGTCTGCAGGCTGATGCTATCGGGACTTTGTTTCCTAGAGTAACTTAGCTTGTGTTCTTGctgttttttcttgttttcttttgtttcctctttgtaacaaaaataaaaatacactcatctttatttccttttctcaAGTGTATATGACTTGTTTGTCTGCTAGTAAATGCCTTCTGTCAAAGTCCAATAACATGGATTAGTAACTTTTGGCGAAGTCTAACATATGTCTCCCCATGCGCTTGTGCAGAGGCGCTACCAAGAGTACCTAAAGCTAAAATCCAGAGTTGAGGCACTACAGCAAACACAAAGGTTGCATGCTAGTTCTATTATCTTATttgaaaaaactattttattttatatttctgaTACTTTGATTTTTAACCACGTCGAATGGTATCATATTGCATGTAACCGACTTTACATAGTAAAACAAACTTTACATAGtaaaacaaggctttgttgttgtttatatttttaatttcgtttataattagaaaaaaattatattatttttattgtattttgatGTTTTACACATGTTTGTACAAAAAAACAGCAATTAAAACACAAAAgatgttattttcatgttttatgtacaaatttctaatgtagaaaaaaattactatataaAATGACACTttcataattatcaataaaaacaaaatgaaaagaaaaataaaaaaaaatgttttctggaaTTAATTCACAAGCTAGTTAAATCCACAAGTATGAATAGCAAACATCGGTTTACTCGATCTGTAGAAACCTCCTTGGGGAAGAATTGGAGCACTTAGACGTTAACGACCTTGAGCAGCTTGAACGTCAGCTGGACTCTTCCTTGAAGCAAATCAGGTCTAACAAGGTATGCAAATGTTTCTTttggcttataaaaaaataaggcaTGTGCAACTTTGGCATCTGAATATGATGATACTAACTGATCATATGTCATGTTGAATCCCCTCTCAGATTGAGTGAGTGTTTTtagaagctttttttttctgaaattgtaaatgttaatttgttagaaatATTAGTTTATTAGTTTTGCTATAATTATTAGTTAGTGGGATTTAAAGTTGTgacctctctccctctctctctcttctccctttatcttagtttttatttttttgaacttacaatatttgtcatataatattttaattagagCGGATTGGGGAGtttgattaaataaattgaatttcttcgattaacttaaaaaaaaaagagaatgttTCAAACATATGACCACTTTCTCTATCATTTCTTCTCCCTTGGCTTTTCTCCAATCACTTACTAATCTTATATCTCTCCTTTTTAGAAGTTATGCTTAAGCAAGAACGTTTATAAGAGTTTTtctataatgaaaatatttttagaaattttttaacatatactttcatctttatttctaaatagaatttaatatatattttttaaaattaaagcaaCTTAAAAATATCCTTGAACCGCAATATAAATTGTTcaccataaatttaaaatataattaatatattcaaaatatgtatttcttacaaattttaattatagtataaatataaaaagatatttatgcTGTACATTATACATGctaaaatatttgtgttttctgTATTTTATGTGTCTTGGCTATTCTAGgactattatttattatattcttgATGGAAAGATGAAAAAGTGGCATGGGTACTAGTCATAGAAAACTCTTGCGTGCCTAGTGTTTGGAAGCCATTGTGGCCCCATGTTCAATGTCGCTTGGATTTTTAGTTGAAGTTGAATGAATTTTATTGTTCTTACTGGAAAGAACTGTAGgaatggttttatttttttttctgaaaactgAAAAGCATATTGAGTCATTTTTCATGGCTGCAATGCACAAGAGAAAGGACATGAAAGCAGACTAGGGGTACttcatttaagtcaacccaaaaTCACAATCTCTTATCTATTACAATCTATAAATGCTGAACTGGACTGAAGATAATGAATTGTGAATCCACATCTAATTAATACTTTGTTTGGTAAACTCGAATGCCGCATTGGTACTGGAATATTAGGACCCCAACCTTGCTCCTTAAATTTCTTCCACTTATTCTGTATTATTTTCAAGGAAAAAGTTTAATCAACACCCCCAAATTCCTATGCAACAcctagaaagagaaaaaaaatatataggtaTGATAgagtttataatataatagaaagaaagagataaaaaaataaaaaatattgatgaagtatttaaaataatagaatatttatgtattattattttctactaTTAAAATATGTGGGAATCGGTCCTTGCACaaacattttgttttctttaatttgtatgGATCAGAGAATGTGTATTGTCTCActtgaaagagaaaatagaGCAAGAGAGAtacataaatagttaaaaagTGAATGGTGGTAACATTTTGCGTTCTGTGTGTAAATCCTAGCCCTCAACATATGTGTACTTATCCTACACTGTTTGATCAAGATGCACCAAAGAATCACGAATATTTTAATCACCAATGTTCAAGCTCATCAACTCATGTACATACATGGATTGTGGAAAACTAGTACTGTACTTATCTGGGATGCCTGTGTACTATAAACAGTTTTTGTATCCGTATCAGTCTGTCATATGTATAAGTAACACcaagtataatttattatataactaTGATGATATcaatcacaaaattttattgtttagtgTACTATTCACATGCAAAGTCTAATTCTGCCCTCACAAATTAGCTACTATAGCGATGTACAACTTTGCCTGAGTTGAACAGTTTGATATGACaagttaagttttaaaattcagACTTGAACATAAATTGTCTTAGTCTTGTCtaaagatttgattttttttaaattattttaaatttttatcttttatagttGTTTGAAGTAGAACCCTTATTCATTTGGATTAAACTTATATTGGGAATACAcatggtaaaaaaaactaaaaaaattcaagagaaaGACATTTGTTATGAGTTTCTCAAGTTATTTGATTGAAATTATACTTAtataacttgatttttttatatatatttcaaattaataccTCTAGAGTAGTAATTAATGAAATCTTAAACATTGAGTGCCTATAATGTTATCGATACTACCAATGAGCATTTGATACATGCATTATCAATCTTTATGGATCGTTGACATTGGTACTTAGCAAAACATTGTATGATAAGCTTAGAGGAAATATTCCAAGTACAACATACGATGTTGCTATAAATACTTGACATCATAATCTTGATTgagattattataaattattattaggaTACTTCTAACAATATTTTCTTATGTATCTGTTCCTTGTCTCCAGACACAGCAGATGCTTGATCAACTCTCTGATTTGCATAGAAAGGTAACACTTTGTTTATGCTTTTTTCTGTCAtccttaaatatatattacttactCATAGGCTGGCCAACTACTCTGTTTTTGATGGACACACAGGAAGAGATGCTACTGGAAACTAACAATATCCTGAGAAACAAGGTAccaaaagaaacatttttcAAATGTCATCAAATTTTATACTATGATGCACTGATAAAATACATGTATTGGACAACATACATATCTGACATTGTGATATGGTTATTATAACAATATATAGGATACAATatgtaacatatatatatatatatatatatatatatatatatatatatatatatatatatatatatatatatatataaatttgtataaagttcatgaaaataataaatatacaatttgAATTCTGCAAATCCAAATTAAGAATATACTTTTTGGACATTACTaacaagtaaaaacaaaaaaaattaaaattattatcatcataAATTACTTCCTATTATTTACAAAtagaaattatgataaataagtTGTTGGTTTGAATGGTATTAAATTTAATCTTGTTAAACAAGTTTTCGAGTCAGAGTCCTATGGATAGAAAAATGTGATTAGAATGAGAGAATCTAACTAAAGATAGTCAATCAAATTTTTTGACAGatattatttagtaaatattttgtaccaattataagataataaattaaaaaagaaaattaaaatgatactaTCCATCTCATTTGTTGAAATTGTCAATAAAGATAATCtccattatatttttgtttcatcaagagacaatgtttatatatttttatattatatatagctATATTGattctttctaaattttttaaagagttTGGATTTTTCACCAATACGTATCAATAAAGTATTCAAGAATATAATTATTGGATACGTATCAAATAGGAATTCATGaagcaaattaaaatattggaGCCTCATCATAGAATACTGAATACATATGATGTGGGTAGCTGAATTTGATCTTGTCAATCCTTGTCGAATTTCTCttgaaatatttactttttttttttctaaaaaattattaaaaagaatcaatgattcagattatttattgtttaaaagaattcaaattataatattcacATTAGATCATCTAGAAACTGATTGTGATTATTGTGTTGTAGACAACGGCCCTAGGCATTATTGTTCAattgcaaatttttaattattgtaataacCAAATTGGAAATTATATAAATCACTTTGATAATACTTTGACGAGATAAAATCTTTAGTCTCTAATTTTGAGTTTTAGGACGTTGTTGAACTTTATTTTCCACAATCCTATTGATTATTAATGATTGTCGTACTTAAAAACTGCATTCTGTGGTACTGTGTTGCCTAGCTTGTACTGAACTATACAGAAATTGTGAAACTGGACCTTGTATCTCCATACTGTCTGACATCTAATagcttttcaaatatatatattgaaaaagaaaaaatattttatagacaCTCATTGTGTtataaaacactaaaaaaatataaatatgataagatttataatgtgataaaaagagaaaaaataataaatgttgatgaggtgtttaaaataa contains:
- the LOC100813520 gene encoding agamous-like MADS-box protein MADS2 isoform X1, with the translated sequence MGRGKVELKRIENKINRQVTFAKRRNGLLKKAYELSVLCDAEVALIIFSNRGKLYEFCSGHSTAKTLERYHRCSYGALEVQHQPEIETQRRYQEYLKLKSRVEALQQTQRNLLGEELEHLDVNDLEQLERQLDSSLKQIRSNKTQQMLDQLSDLHRKVTLCLCFFLSSLNIYYLLIGWPTTLFLMDTQEEMLLETNNILRNKLEEINVALQPTWEAREQNAPYNCHPPQTEGYYETATAHCSSTLRIGYDSSGLNEAGGAAGASAQNASEFMHGWMN